CGATTTTAATCAAACCAAATTCAGAATTAATAGAATTTAAAGATCCAATATTTTTAGCTTCAAAGAAAACAGAGTCGCCATCCATTCTTTCTATAGATTTCTGACAAGAGTTGACCCATTTTGTGATATTATTTTTTTCCGAAGGTTCAAGGTCAGAATATTTTAAAAATTCAGTTTTTGCTTCTTTGTATTTGCCATTTGATTTTAAAATTTTTGCATAAGTAAAAATATCGGCGTTAGTATAATTATTAGAAGTAATTAATTTTAACATCCATTCTTCTGCTGTTTTTGTATTTCCGGTCATCATGTAGCAATTAACCAAATCCCTTATTGCATAAGGTTTTGCAGCTGGAGTTTTCAGGTATTCATTATAAAGTTCAATTGCTTTTGAATATTCATAATTTGCTGCTGCTTTTTGCGCTTTCTGCAAACCCGATTGTGCAAAAACAGAAGTGCAGAAAACAGAAAGCAAAATGGATACTACAATATACCTGCTCATATTATAAAGTGTTTTCATATTTATCAGTGTATAATTTTATTAGAAATACCTAATGTTATTCATCTTCTTGATTGGAGTCTTTCCTGGAATAAAATATCCAAGAGAAAGTTCATGACTCATATAGTTTTTTAATACCGATGTTGTTATTGTATAAGCATATCCAATACGGAATTTATCATTTACATTATATTCTGTCATAATAACAAGAGCATCTCTTTTTTTGAGTGAATTAGTTAATGATTCATTTACCAGAAACATTGAACCGAATCGATATGTACATCCCAGCCAAAATTTTTGATTATATAGGAAGAATGCATTTAAGTCAATATTTGATGGCGATTTGTATGCATGTTTAAAAAGAAAACTGGGTTTAAATTTTAATTTAGGAAGAACATCAAAAACGTATCCGGAAGTTAAGTAATAATGCCGAACCTGATCAACATAATATGGTTGGTTTTTAAAAACATTAGCCAATAAATCTGCAACAGAAAAACCTGCATAAAAACGATCGCTATAAAAGAATAATCCTGTTTTAGCATCTAATAATATTTTATTTTCTAATGTTTTTGGAACTGCAGGGTCGTCCTGGGTTGTAGTGGTTAACTTAGTTCCATCAATAGAAAAATTTGAAGCTCCAACTGCAAGACCTAAAGCAAGTTTATATTTTGCATTTACTTGTAATTTATAAGAGTAACTACCAAAAATACTTTGCTGAGATTGTGCTCCTATTTTATCGTTCACAACATGTATTCCAAGACCTACTTTATTTGTAAAAGGCCCCTCGATACCAATTGATTGTGTTGTGGGAGAACCATCAAGTCCTGCCCATTGTTTTGATATGATAGCATTTGCATTGATTATTTCTTTTGTCCCGGCATATGCAGGATTGATAACCAATTCATTAAAAATGTATTGATTGTATTGCGAATTTTGCTGTGCATAGCTAGATGCTGCTATCAGAAATAGGATTGAAATATAGCGAATTCGTTTCATATATATTATTTTTTATTTTTCAGATTAACGCATTATAGTAATATATCCTTTGTAGGTATTTTCTTCTTTACACATTGTTACTTTTAAGTAGTAGAAATAAGTTCCTTCACTTAAATTGTCGCCATCCCAGGTATTTTGATATCCTTTTACAGAATATACTTCATTACCCCAGCGGTTAACAATAATTAACTCATTATCGGGGTAAAGTTCAATATTTTTGATTTCCCACTTATCATTTATTCCGTCACCATTTGGAGAGAATGTGTTAACAATACCTATTGGTTCAATAATATCGCTTGATAGAACTATAGCACTTGTTGATTTTAAGCATCCATTTATAGCTGTAACTGTAACAGTATATGTACCGGGACACAAATTACTTATTGATGAAGTGGTCATTTGGTTACTCCATAAATAAGAATTAATAGGTACAGTACCTGTATCAGCCATAGTAACACTTCCGTCGCAGGAAGCACAATTACTTGTGTTTGTTGCAGACAAAGAATAATCAGGCAATGGATTAACTGTAATGGTTTCACAGATTGAAGCAGTACAGCCATTGGTTGCCGTAACGGTTACACAGTAACTGGTTGTAATATCAGGAATAACAGTAATAGCAGAATCCGTTTCAACTGGTGTAGTGTTCCATTCATATGTATCTCCACCAGATGCTATTAGTGTTACAGCTGCGCCTTCACAAATAATATTATCAGAAGCTACAATGCCAGGAATTGCTGTATTAACAACAACCATTACAGAAGCAGAATTTGTACAACCATTTGATAATTCAGTTACTGTTACCGAATAAGGAGTACTGGTTATAGGACTTACAGTAATGCAAGCCGTTGCATCTCCTGTATTCCAGATATACACATCACCACCTGAAGCGCATAAGTTCATGGTGTCTCCTAAACATATTATTGGTGTTGAAGGATTAAAGCTAATAGTTACAACATCGATGATAACTACAGCAAAACCTGTCATAGTAACAGAGCAAGATGTTGCAGTATCTGTTGCAATAATAGTGTATGTCCCAGCTGTTGTTTGATTTCCAAATGAAATAGATGAACCTGTTCCCATAATTGGTACACCAATAGGACCTCCATTATTTAACTGATAACTTACTCCTATCTGAGAACCACTTAATCCTACAGGAACACCATTACCACCCGAACAATAATGGCCTCCACCAGTAACTGTAAATAAATTAGGTAAAGGATGAACAGTAATATTATAAACTGTTGCTGCACTTGCATTACAACCATTTGCATCAGTATAATTAACACTTACTGTTTGATTACCTGCTGTATTCCAGGTTATAGTAATTGTGTTACTAGTATTTGTTCCACCTCCTGTTACAATAGCTCCAGTAGAAACGGTCCAATCATAATTGGTCATACCTGTTTGAGTTGTATAAGTATTGCCTGTTGAGCCAATACAAACAGAATTGGGACCTGTTATAGTAGGAACAGGTAAAGGATTTACCGTTACATTATAAACTGTTGCAGATGTAGCTGTACATCCAAAACTATTTGAGTAATTTACTGATACTGTTTGAGCGCCTGCTGTATTCCATGTAACAGATACTGATGTATCAGTAACAGTGCCTCCAGCAGTAACAGTGCCTCCAGCAGAAACATGCCATTCATAATCTGTCATTCCGCTTTCTGTAATATATATTCCGGAATCACCAAGACAAATAGAATTCGGACCAGTAATGGTAGGTACAGGTAAAGGATTCACATCAACAGTGTAAATAGTTGCAGTTGCTGCATCACAGCCAAAAATATTTTCATAATTAACACTTACAGTTTGTGCTCCAGCAGTATTCCATGTAACTGTAATGGAATTGGTACCAGTCCCGGCAGTAATAGTGCCACCAGCAGAAACAGTCCAAATGTAATTATCCATTCCGGCTTCAGTAATATAGATATTTCCAGTAGTACCGGCACAAATTGAATCAGGTCCGGTAATAGTAGGCACAGGTAAAGGATTAACGGTAACATTAAGCACTGTAGCAATACTTGCAGTACAGCCATTAATATCGGTATAATTAACACTTACAGATTCTGCACCAACAGTATTCCATACAATAGTAATTGTACTATTTGATGAAGAACCAATAATAGAACCACCTACAACATTCCATACATAGTTTGACATTCCATTTTCAGTAGAATATATTCCTGTATCGCCTTGACAAATTGTAATAGGTCCAGTAATAGTAGGTACAGGTAAAGGATGAACAGTAACATTATAAACAGTAGCTCCAGTAGCAGGACAACCAAAACTACTGGTATAGCTTACGCTTACAGTTTGAGCACCGGCAGTATTCCATGTAACCGTAATTGAATTAGTACCCGAACCGGCGGTAATAGCGCCACCAGCTGATACAGCCCAATTGTAATTTTGCATACCTGCTTCAGTAGTATATACATTCCCAGTTGAACCTATACATGTTGAGTTTGGACCGGAAATAGTAGGTACGGGAATTGGATTAACAGTAACATTATAAACAGTTGCATTTGTAGCTGTACAACCAAAACTATTTTCATAATTAACAGTTACAGTTTGAGCACCTGCAGTATTCCATGTAACCGTAATTGAATTAGTACCAGCACCAGCAGTGATTGCTCCACCAGCTGAAACGGTCCAAACATAATTTGTCATTCCGGCTTCAGTAGTATATACATTTCCTGCTGTACCTGCACAAATTGAATTAGGTCCTGAAATAGTTGGATTTGGAACAGGATTCGTTGTTATAGTAACACTTCCCAACATGTTGTTAGTACATCCTGTAATAAGATTGGTTGCAACTACAGTATATGTTCCAGCATCAGAGTAATACCCAAAATTGATTGCAGAGCCAGTACCAATTACATTACCCACAGATGGCGGTGTAGCATTTAAAATTAAATCATAAGAAATTCCTGATTGAGAGTTATCTAAACCAATTAGTAAACTATCATTTGCACATATTGTACCACCACCCGTAACATTAAATTGTAAAGGTATTGGGTTAATAATAATGATAATAGTATTTGAGAAACCAATACATCCTGAAGGATCGGTAGCTTTAACCCATACAGAATCACCAGCATTTAAAGTACAGGAATTATAAATATTAGAAACACCATTTTGAACAGAAGTTCCATTAACATAAAAATCATAGGTAGAGAAAGAAGGAGAAGCAGTTAAAGTAACACAATCATTTGAACATATAGTATCATTTGGACTTGCAGAAAGTGTAAGAACAGTAGTATTATTGTTTAATGTTTCACTGGCTTTTGCAGTACAACCGTTTGCATCAGTAACAGTAACGGTATATATATCAGCGCAAAGACCTGTTATTATTTGTGTAGTTAGAGTATTGCTCCATTCATAATTATAAGCAGGTACACCACCTGATACATTGGCTGTCATTGTACCGTCACATAAACCACATGTTGGTATTGATGAAGTTATACCAACTGATAGGGTTGGGCTTATAGTAAGTGTTACATCATCTGTTGCTGTACATCCTAATGCGTCTGTAATAGTAACAGTATATGTGGTAGTTGCTGTAAAACAAGCTTCCGGATTGGCAATATCTGTAAAATTTAATCCTGTTGCAGGACTCCAGCTGTATGAATAAGGAGATGTTCCTCCACTTGCAGTTAGTATTCCTCCAATAGTTTTACAGCTGCTGCTACATACAATTGTGTCATTTCCTGCATCGGCAATCAATTGCGGGTTGACAGTAAGATATACTGAATCAATAGCGGTACAGCCCAATGCATCCGTAACGGTTAAAAAATATTCAGTACTTAAAGTCGGACAAACCTCAGGGTTTGCTTCTGATGATGAAAAACCAGATGGTACACTTTCCCAATTATATATATATGGTCCTGTTCCTCCTGAACCTGTTGGGGAACCTCCAATATTAATACAGTCATTATAGCATAAA
The sequence above is drawn from the Bacteroidales bacterium genome and encodes:
- a CDS encoding type IX secretion system membrane protein PorP/SprF; amino-acid sequence: MKRIRYISILFLIAASSYAQQNSQYNQYIFNELVINPAYAGTKEIINANAIISKQWAGLDGSPTTQSIGIEGPFTNKVGLGIHVVNDKIGAQSQQSIFGSYSYKLQVNAKYKLALGLAVGASNFSIDGTKLTTTTQDDPAVPKTLENKILLDAKTGLFFYSDRFYAGFSVADLLANVFKNQPYYVDQVRHYYLTSGYVFDVLPKLKFKPSFLFKHAYKSPSNIDLNAFFLYNQKFWLGCTYRFGSMFLVNESLTNSLKKRDALVIMTEYNVNDKFRIGYAYTITTSVLKNYMSHELSLGYFIPGKTPIKKMNNIRYF
- a CDS encoding gliding motility-associated C-terminal domain-containing protein, with the translated sequence MKKLLSTFLLCCCSAFIYAQSSLTANIEVNGTPLDTVSLCGIDDYMTFNVVVTGGTSPYTFLWSGDVGQLSPNNTQMTTFTANAIGSYVVVCQVTDNASNSTTDTILVVVNPIPHITVSLDQKVCLGNCVNITCSSGDSDGLIWYEGYVSGPELASGPASAPLTINVCPTVNTDYWALAYDTSTGCIKTKKVTVRVISMTATATATPPSICIGATTQLAATQTGGDAPFSYSWSPATNISNTTIANPTAWPTTTTNYCVTITDKNTCTAPACVTVNVPTPPSIQKDTTLCYGGCATLTVISSSTPPLTYVWSTNETTATITPCPTVTTVYTVTVTDGNSCTSSATATVTVGSQVFAEAGLPATLCYNDCINIGGSPTGSGGTGPYIYNWESVPSGFSSSEANPEVCPTLSTEYFLTVTDALGCTAIDSVYLTVNPQLIADAGNDTIVCSSSCKTIGGILTASGGTSPYSYSWSPATGLNFTDIANPEACFTATTTYTVTITDALGCTATDDVTLTISPTLSVGITSSIPTCGLCDGTMTANVSGGVPAYNYEWSNTLTTQIITGLCADIYTVTVTDANGCTAKASETLNNNTTVLTLSASPNDTICSNDCVTLTASPSFSTYDFYVNGTSVQNGVSNIYNSCTLNAGDSVWVKATDPSGCIGFSNTIIIIINPIPLQFNVTGGGTICANDSLLIGLDNSQSGISYDLILNATPPSVGNVIGTGSAINFGYYSDAGTYTVVATNLITGCTNNMLGSVTITTNPVPNPTISGPNSICAGTAGNVYTTEAGMTNYVWTVSAGGAITAGAGTNSITVTWNTAGAQTVTVNYENSFGCTATNATVYNVTVNPIPVPTISGPNSTCIGSTGNVYTTEAGMQNYNWAVSAGGAITAGSGTNSITVTWNTAGAQTVSVSYTSSFGCPATGATVYNVTVHPLPVPTITGPITICQGDTGIYSTENGMSNYVWNVVGGSIIGSSSNSTITIVWNTVGAESVSVNYTDINGCTASIATVLNVTVNPLPVPTITGPDSICAGTTGNIYITEAGMDNYIWTVSAGGTITAGTGTNSITVTWNTAGAQTVSVNYENIFGCDAATATIYTVDVNPLPVPTITGPNSICLGDSGIYITESGMTDYEWHVSAGGTVTAGGTVTDTSVSVTWNTAGAQTVSVNYSNSFGCTATSATVYNVTVNPLPVPTITGPNSVCIGSTGNTYTTQTGMTNYDWTVSTGAIVTGGGTNTSNTITITWNTAGNQTVSVNYTDANGCNASAATVYNITVHPLPNLFTVTGGGHYCSGGNGVPVGLSGSQIGVSYQLNNGGPIGVPIMGTGSSISFGNQTTAGTYTIIATDTATSCSVTMTGFAVVIIDVVTISFNPSTPIICLGDTMNLCASGGDVYIWNTGDATACITVSPITSTPYSVTVTELSNGCTNSASVMVVVNTAIPGIVASDNIICEGAAVTLIASGGDTYEWNTTPVETDSAITVIPDITTSYCVTVTATNGCTASICETITVNPLPDYSLSATNTSNCASCDGSVTMADTGTVPINSYLWSNQMTTSSISNLCPGTYTVTVTAINGCLKSTSAIVLSSDIIEPIGIVNTFSPNGDGINDKWEIKNIELYPDNELIIVNRWGNEVYSVKGYQNTWDGDNLSEGTYFYYLKVTMCKEENTYKGYITIMR